A region of the Stigmatopora nigra isolate UIUO_SnigA chromosome 10, RoL_Snig_1.1, whole genome shotgun sequence genome:
GGACGAGATCAACAAGAGGAACAACCTGGAGAACGACTTTGTCCTGCTGAAGAAGGTACTAGAGAGCCGGGCGCCGTACGCGTCCACCGTGACCGACGCACTCTCGCCGACAGGACGTGGACTCGGCCTACATGGTGAAGGCCGACCTGGAGGACAAAGTGGGCGCTCTGACCGACGAGATCAACTTCCTGCGCGCCGTCTACGAGGAGGTACTTCTCAATCTCTGTCATGATAGTATGTTCTCTTCGGGTGAGTGACCATTTTGGCCTCAGGAACTACGCGAGCTGCAGGCCGCCATCCGGGACACGTCAGTGGTGGTGCAAATGGACAACAGCCGCAGCCTCAACATGGAGCAGATCGTTGCCGAGGTCAAGGGCCAGTACGAGGAGATCGCCGTCCGCAGTCGGCGGGAAGCCGAGGCCTGGTACAAGACCAAAGTGAGTCCCCTGCCGCCTCCCACCATTTTGTATGCCTTTCCCAACGAACGCTTGGGATTTCCCAGTTCGAGCAGATGTCGGCGCAGGCCGGCCAGTTCGGGGACCAACTCCGCGCGGTCAAGAGCGAGGCGGGCGAGCTCCAGCGTCTCATCGTCCGGCTGCAGAGCGAGATGGAGGCCGTCAGGGCGCAGGtgccttcctttttttcccccctcttacaGGGCGTAATGGCGCCGACCCGTTGGCTCTCCCACAGCGCGGCGGCCTGGAAGACCAACTGGCCCAATCGGAGGAGCGCGGCGAGGCGGCGGTCAAGGAGGCCCGGTGTCGAACCCGCGACCTGGAAGACGCCCTCCAGCGGGCCAAGCGGGACATGGCCCGCCAACTGCGGGAGTACCAGGACCTCATGAACCTCAAGCTGGCCCTGGACATCGAGATCGCCACCTACAGGAAGCTCCTGGAAGGCGAGGAAGACCGGTGAGTTGCCGTATTGTGACCTCGGGCTCACCACGTCGTAGAGCGTAaaacgtttctttttttttttgcacagagtGGGCCAGCCGTCGGTGGTCAACATCCAGTCGGCGGCGCTGGGCTACAGTGAGTGTCTTTTTCTTTCCCTCTTTAGTTATTTTCCAGTTGTTGATGTCGCCACGTTTGCTTGGCAGGCGGCAGAAGTTCCAAAGAAGGTCCTTACGCCAGCGCTTCTTCGCCTCCTTCCAAATTGCTCATCAAGACCACGGAGACCCGAGACCACAGTCGGTACAGCACACGCTAAGAACACGTCCTCTTTCTTCATTTAGGATGAGTGGAGGTGAGCTCATTTCACTTTTGGGGTGTGGTAGAAACATGTTAGCGAGCGTTTAGGGGTGCTGGGGCTATCTTAAACTTCCATTGAATCAtttgacgttttggccaacagGAGGCGCCCAATAGAATGAGATTCCGTAGGGTAGGATATTACTAGAGTACCCCCACCTCGGCCTCAAGCTCTTTCTAGTTAGCGAATGGGCGCCTTCCTGCGACCGGACGTTTCACAAATCATTTTTCACCTACCTAATACAGTAGTacgtattttaaaatacattatgaTATATAACGGCCTGTCGTGTGATGTATATGTTTTCCCCTTCCTTCCTCCATTCTTATAGCACTAATGCTAGCTTATAAAATGATGAGCTGTATTTAAATGATTAGAAGGAGTTGGACCATTTCTTTTATGGTTCATACTGATGTTAgtgtctttgattttttttgaagcaattACATTGAATGGATTTTAGGAGTTTTATTTCACCTTCCAATAGTGATTTTCAGACAAGTTCATTCGATTTTTCCGGATGAATTGTATTCAATGAATAAAGTAATGCGTTTGCCTAGTTCCCAGTCGTTCCCTCTAGTGTCCGCAAGAGGGCGACATAAAATGGCTGTGAAAATGCCCCTGCGGCGGAATGACACGCTGTGCCATTCATTCCCACTACATTACAACAGGACTCCAGAGCCAATTGTTTCGAGTTGGGTGCTCGGCTGCGGGCCCAGCGCCGCTCGTATCTCGATGCGAGTGGGGGAGGTGGCAGGGGGCGGGTGGGCGTGCGTGCGTCTTTGTGGAATGGGGCAATTCCGCTGCCGCAGCGGTCCGGTGGCTCGCTCTGCGTCCTCAAAGGTCGGAGGCGGGAGTTGGCTTGGCCGACCCCTGCGGACCGGACCAGACCGGACCGTGTCCTCTTCCtccatctcctcctcctccttctcctcctcctgatGATCACCATGCCGGCGTGGCCGAGGAACCTGAGCTTCTTCTGCCTGCAGCGGCTGCGCCAGGACGGTAAGAACACCAACAAGCCCGCGTGTGGCTCGGTTTTGCCCGAATGGCCGTCACGTCACGTTACATCACGCATGCGCGCCCAAAGTCGATGCGGTCCCACGCACAGGTGTTTGTCCATTCGTTAAATCTGACTCACCCACTGATTGCCAGGTCAAAAAAGGTTGGAGAGTGAATGGCTTTCATTCATTGGTGGCCATCACCTCTGATCAATGGATGATGGATGTCAATCATCTATTGTGTTTTGATAAGGTGTAAGGCATCCATTCTGT
Encoded here:
- the LOC144203004 gene encoding keratin, type II cytoskeletal 8-like, translating into MSLSRGKRMSSARRSEAAGGGSPSSSSLSMLSTLSINKSLLAPLDLEIDPGLSLNRAHEKEQIKSLNNRFASFIDKVRFLEQQNKMLETKLDLLQGQVTTQSNVEPLFEVYGAGLRRQMELVHHDRSKLDGQLRNTQGLVEDYKHKYEDEINKRNNLENDFVLLKKDVDSAYMVKADLEDKVGALTDEINFLRAVYEEELRELQAAIRDTSVVVQMDNSRSLNMEQIVAEVKGQYEEIAVRSRREAEAWYKTKFEQMSAQAGQFGDQLRAVKSEAGELQRLIVRLQSEMEAVRAQRGGLEDQLAQSEERGEAAVKEARCRTRDLEDALQRAKRDMARQLREYQDLMNLKLALDIEIATYRKLLEGEEDRVGQPSVVNIQSAALGYSGRSSKEGPYASASSPPSKLLIKTTETRDHSRYSTR